From the Clostridium sp. Marseille-P299 genome, the window TCTTCATCAATGCGATAATTGATACTCGGCTTCCATAGGAAATAATAAAATAGATTTCTGCGCCACCTAAGGTCATAATGGTAAAGAAAAAGGATATAAAAATGCTACTTACCCAATAAGAAACTTCCAACTGAAACTTTGTAACTGGAGCTACCAAAAAATCTCTTTGGATTCCTGAGGCTGCATCTGCTACACTTAATTGCATCAATCCAAAGCAGGTGGTTGTATTCAAAACAATTAATAAGCCACTCACCATCAAACGATCTGTAAATTCCTTCACATAGCTAAGCTTCAAACCAGCACCTTCAACCGATTGCATGATAAAATCCCTTAAGAAAATTACATACAATCCCATTACAATTCCAATGGAAATAAAGGATAACAATACAGTGCTCTTGTTTTTCAAAAAGAGAGCTAAATTCCGACCTACTAATATCTTCATCCGCCTCATAATCGAAGATCCTCACTTAACAAATCAATATAAATATCCTGTATCGTTAAGCTTCCTTGACTTTGGTATTCTTTTAATACCCAATCCTTTTTTCCACATACTAAAATACGTCCTTGATTAATCATGCAAATGTGGTCGGCATTCATTGTCTCTTCTATATAATGTGTCGAAAAAAAGATTGTCATTTTAAGTAACCGGTTAAGTTTCATTAGCGCTTCCCACACCTGTTTTCTAGCAATCGGATCAAGTCCGATCGTTGGTTCATCTAATAATAGAAGCTTTGGTTTTGACATTAATGCCCTTGCAATCTGACAAATTCGTTTTTGTCCCCCTGAACAAGTTCCATATTTCTTATGAACTAATTTCTCTAGCGATAATAAAGAAATGACTTCTTCAATGCGTTTTAATACTTGTTGCTTTCTTTCATAATATAAACTTCCTCGATAATATAAGTTCTCATACACTGTAAGCTCACTGTCTAAGACATCCTCTTGAAAAACAACCCCAATCAACCATTTAATTTGTTCCTGTTGTTCCTCCATAGAATAACCTTCTATCGAAATCTTCCCACTCGTAGGTATTAA encodes:
- a CDS encoding ABC transporter ATP-binding protein codes for the protein MKTLKACIEVDNVSKQFGKAKAVSEISFTVLQGQISAFLGPNGAGKSTTMNMLSTLLIPTSGKISIEGYSMEEQQEQIKWLIGVVFQEDVLDSELTVYENLYYRGSLYYERKQQVLKRIEEVISLLSLEKLVHKKYGTCSGGQKRICQIARALMSKPKLLLLDEPTIGLDPIARKQVWEALMKLNRLLKMTIFFSTHYIEETMNADHICMINQGRILVCGKKDWVLKEYQSQGSLTIQDIYIDLLSEDLRL